From Xanthomonas sp. 10-10:
CCGACCTCGACAAGCTGGTGATCGATATCGAAACCAACGGCACGATCGATGCCGAGGAAGCCGTGCGCACCGCCGCCGACATCCTCAGCGATCAGCTGTCGGTGTTCGGCGATTTCACCCACCGCGATCGCGGTGCGGCCAAGCCGGCTGCCAGCGGCGTGGATCCGGTGCTGCTGCGCCCGATCGACGACCTCGAGCTGACCGTGCGTTCGGCCAACTGCCTGAAGGCCGAGAGCATCTACTACATCGGCGATCTGATCCAGAAGACCGAGGTGGAACTGCTCAAGACCCCGAACCTTGGCAAGAAGTCGCTGACCGAAATCAAGGAAGTGCTGGCACAGCGCGGCCTTGCGCTGGGCATGAAGCTGGAGAACTGGCCGCCGGCTGGTGTCGCCCAGCACGGCATGCTTGGTTAATGCATCACCCGCATGGGCGTCTTCGGGCGCCCATGTTTGTTTTTTACATCGACGGGCCAAAGCCCGCGGTGACATCCGGTCAAGGGACGGCCGGTTCGGACCAACCGCAGTCCATTCAACAGCGCCAGGATGGCGACAACGTCTCTCAAGCAGTCTCAACATTCCTTAGGAAATCACACTCATGCGTCACCAGAAATCCGGTCGTAAGTTCAACCGCACCAGCGCGCACCGCGAAGCCATGTTCCGCAATATGGCCGCTTCGCTGTTCAAGCACGAGCTGATCAAGACCACGTTGCCGAAGGCCAAGGAACTGCGTCGCGTCGCCGAGCCGCTGATCACCATCGGCAAGGTCGATGGCGTTGCCAATCGTCGTCTGGCCTTCGCTCGCCTGCGCGACAAGGAAGCCGTGGGCAAGCTGTTCGTCGAGCTGGGCCCGCGTTACGCGACCCGTCCCGGCGGCTACCTGCGCATCCTGAAGGCCGGCTTCCGTGCCGGTGACAATGCGCCGATGGCGTATGTCGAGCTGGTCGACCGCCCGGTCGTGGCGGAAGAAGTGGCCGAGTAATCGGAGCGCTTCGTAAAGATGCTTAGAAAAGCCCGGTTCGCGCCGGGCTTTTTTATTGGGGCATTAGGGGTGTCGTCGAGGGACGCAGCAAGGTGCAAATCGCCGGCGCGGCGCGATCACCGGATGCTGCGGTACGGCCAACGTGGGTTGAAGAATCCGCGAATGTCCTGACGCGCTGGCTTGGGAGTGAAGAGGATCCGGAGTGCGTAAAGTGGGTCGTGAGTTGGACGGAGGGCGAGGTTGGCGTTTGAGTGACGCACCGCATCTCGACCAAGCAGCCACCATGGCGTGGGACGGCGCTTGGCTCGGTGGCCGGTTCCCCGGAAGCCTGGGGCTGCCAGAGGTGCTGTGGAGACAGGGGGCAGGTGCGCGGTGGATTGGGCATGGCAATGCTTTCATCTTGTCCGCGGCACACATGTGGTGGCGACGCGATCACGGCGCATCGGCCGTTCGTGCCCGAGCCGGATCCATCCGCACCAGGCGCTTTGGATGCCTCCGCCCTCCTCGAGGGCGCTTGAGTGCTCTGCAGCTCACCGATATCGCCGACAGCACCGCGCAGATGCTGTAGCGCTTCGTAGCAGGCGCTTCGGCAGACGCATGCACGCGTGGTCATGTCGGCGGTCATGGCTGATAATCGAGGCCTTGGTCCTAGGCAAGCGGTCACGATGAATCCATTCCGTTGGGGTTTCCGGGCACAGTTTCTGTTGGGGTTTGTTGCTTGCGCAGGACTGCTGGCCTACGCGATCTATGTGCAACTGCACCTGGGACTCGAGCCATGCCCGTTGTGTATCTTTCAGCGGATCGCATTCGCGGCGCTGGCGGTAGTGTTCCTGCTGGGTGCGCTGCATGGGCCGCGTGCTGCCGGTGGGCGCAAGGTCTATGGCGTGTTGGGTTTCATCGCAGCGGGCGTGGGCATGGGGATCGCGGCGCGGCATGTCTGGGTGCAGATCCGGCCCAAGGACATGATGTCGTCGTGCGGGCCGCCACTGAGCTTTCTGAGCGAGACGATGGGGCCGTTCGAAGTGTTTCGCACGGTGCTGACCGGTACCGGGGATTGCGGCAACATCGATTGGCGCTTCCTGGGCCTGAGCATGCCGATGTGGAGCATGGTGTGGTTCGTGGCGCTTGCATTGTGGGCGTTATATGCCGGCTTCAAGGCGCGGCGTAGTTCGGTGCATCACCACTGATGGACCGATGGCAGGTCTCTGTCGTTTGCACAAAAAACATCGAAATTGCACAGTGAATCCCGCGCCGTTCAGCCGTGTCCGTCGCTTTGGTCGCTGCCCTCAGTGGAGATAGGTGACTGGCAGCGGTGTGCTCCGCAGCCAGGGTGCTTTGCGTAGCGATCAGGCTCTGCCACCATCGCAGGCTGTCCAGGAGTGTCACTGCCATGAATCCTTCCGCCCCTTCTCCCGTTTCCGATTCCGCCGCCTCGTCGTGGGCGCCGGGTAGCTGGCGTGGCAAACCCGCCCTGCAGCTGCCGGTGTATCCGGACCAGGATGCGCTGCAGGCCGCCATGAGCGAGTTGGGGCAGTTGCCGCCTCTGGTGACCTCGTGGGAGATCTTCGCGCTCAAGCGCCAGCTGGCAGAGGCGCAGGAAGGCAAGCGCTTCCTGCTGCAGGGCGGCGATTGTGCGGAGAATTTCAGCGATTGCGAATCGGGTACGATCTCCAATCGGCTGAAAGTGCTGCTGCAAATGAGCCTGGTGCTGGTGCATGGCCTGCGCCTGCCGGTGGTGCGGGTAGGGCGCTTTGCCGGGCAGTACGCCAAGCCGCGATCGGCCGATACCGAAACGCGCGATGGCGTGACCTTGCCCAGTTACCGCGGCGATGTGATCAATGCGCCGGCCTTCACCGAGGCCGCGCGCGTGCCCGACCCGCGCCGCATGATCACCGCGCACTCGCGGTCGGCGATGACGATGAACTTCGTGCGTGCGTTGATCGATGGCGGTTTCGCCGACCTGCACCACCCCGAATACTGGAATCTGGACTGGGTGGGTTATTCGCCGCTGGCGGCGGACTACCAGAAGATGGTGGCGTCGATCGGCGACGCGGTGCGCTTCATGGAAACCCTGTCCGGGTCGGAGGTGTACAACCTCAATCGCATCGACTTCTACACCTCGCACGAAGCGCTGTTGCTGCCCTACGAAGAGGGCCTGACCCGTCAGGTGCCGCGTCAGTGGGGCTGGTTCAACCTCAGCACGCATTACCCGTGGATCGGCATGCGCACCGCAGCGCTGGATGGCGCGCATGTGGAATATCTGCGTGGGGTGCGCAATCCGATTGCGATCAAGGTGGGGCCATCGGTGCAGCCGGATCAGCTGCTGCGCCTGATCGATGTGCTCAACCCCGAGGACGAACCCGGGCGCTTGAGCTTCATCCATCGCATGGGTGCGACCCAGATTGCCGAAAAATTGCCGCCGCTGCTGGATGCGGTCAAGCGCGATGGCCGACGCGTGTTGTGGGTCTGCGATGCGATGCACGGCAATACCGAAAGCACCGGAAACGGCTATAAAACCCGGCGTTTCGACAATATCCGCAGCGAAGTGGAGTTGTCGTTCGACCTGCATGCGGCGGCCGGCACACGGCTGGGCGGCGTGCATCTGGAACTGACCGGCGAAGACGTCACCGAATGCACCGGCGGTGCGCGCGAGCTCACCGAGCGCGATCTGGAGCGTGCCTATCGCTCCAGCGTGGACCCGCGCTTGAACTATGAGCAGTCGCTGGAAATTGCGATGGCGATCGTGCGCAAGCAACAACAGGTGAGCTCGCAGCCGCTGGGCGCGTGACCGCACTGTACGCATGACGTGATGCTCATGCCGCGTGCGGCATGATGCTGCAGCCATCCCTCTTTCCCCCCACAGGAGGAACGGTTTGACTGCCGATTGGAACGTCATCCGCGAATACGCAATCCCGCTAGGCGCCGCGCTGCTGGCGGGCATCGTCACCTGGTCGCTGATGCTGTGGCTGTTCCGCCGCATGCAGGGCCGCGACTACCGCCGCGCACGCATCCTTCGCGTGGTCACGCTGCCGGCGGCCTTCATCCTGCCGCTGCTGTTTCTGGGGGTCGCCACCGAAGCGACGCCGCTGTCCGGCAAGGCGCTGGCAGCGGTGCAGCACCTGTTGCATGTCGGCATCGTCGGCTGCGTCACCTGGCTGCTGGTACGCGCAGTGGCAGCCGGCGAGGCGGCAATCCTGCGCAGCAATCCGATCGAGGTATCGGACAATCTCACCGCGCGGCGTATCCAGACCCAGACACGGGTGCTGAGCCGGGTGGTGATGGGCGCGGTGATCCTGCTCGGCATCTCGGTGGTGTTGCTTGGCTTCGAGCAGGTGCGCCAGATCGGCAAGACATTGCTGGCATCGGCCGGCATCATCGGGCTGGTGGCCGGTATCGCGGCCAAGCCGGTCTTCGGCAACCTGATCGCCGGGCTGCAGATCGCCTTGACCCAGCCGATCCGTCTGGACGATGTGGTGATCGTGGAAGGCGAGTGGGGCCGCATCGAAGAGATCGGCAGCTCGTATGTGGTGGTGCGCATCTGGGACGAGCGACGCATGGTGGTGCCGCTGACCTGGTTTATCGAGAACCCGTTCCAGAACTGGACGCGGGCCAGTGCGGATCTGCTCGGTACCGCGTTCTTGTGGCTGGATTACCGCACGCCGATCGCGGCAGTGCGCGCGGAACTTGAGCGCATCTGCCAGAGCGAGCCGCTCTGGGATGGGCGTGTGTGCGTTACCCAGATCACCGACACCAGCGACAACACCATCCAGGTCCGCTTGTTGGTGAGCGCGCGCAATTCTGGCGATGCGTTCGATCTGCGCTGCCTGGTGCGCGAGCGCATGATCGACTTTCTGACCCGCGAGCACGCGTACGCGCTGCCCAGGATCCGCGCCGAAATTGCAGCGCAGGAACAGCCGGTGTCGCGTGCTGCAGCACCGATCTCGCCGGAAGGCGTCCGCTCGCCGGGTGCGGAAGACGGCGAGCCGGCGGCATCGATCTAGCGGTGCCTGCCGACGCGCCCGGCCCGCGATGGTGTGCGCATGCTGTCGATGTCTGCACCGCCTGCCTGCTGCGTTGCGCACTCGGTCAGTCCGGCGTGTCCGTTTGCGATGCGGTGGCTGGTGTCGCCGGCGGTACGCTCGGCGCGTAGCCGGGCGCAAATCGCGCGTGACTGCGCTGCTCATAGGCATAGGCTAGGGCGATCAGGCGCGGCTCGCTCCACGCGGTGCCCATGAACAGCAGTCCGAGCGGCAGGCCCCGGGTCTGCCCCATCGGCACGCTCAGGCTGGGATACCCGGCCACTGCGGCGGCGCCGTATCCGGCGCCGGGAAAGCTGTCGCCCTTGCCGAGCGTGGTGACCCAGGCGGGGCCGGTGGTCGGCACGATCAGCGCATCCAGGCGATCGGCCTTCAGAGCTGCGTCGATGCCTTGTTCGCCGGCGAGCCGCCGGGCGCTGGCGCGTGAGCTCAGATAGCCAGGATCCCCCAGGCCCGGCGCAGCCTGCGCCTGCTCGAACAATTCCTGGCCGAAGTAGGGCATTTCGCGCTGCGCATTGGCGCGATTGAAGGCAATCAGCGCATCGAGGTCTTTGACCGGTGCGGCGTGGCTGCGCAGATAGGCATTCAAGCCGGCCTTGAATTCGACCAGTAAGACCATCTGCTCAGCAGCATCCCACTTGCCATCCGTGACCAGGGCAGTCTCAACCACCGTGGCACCGGCCGCGCGCAAGATCTGCACGGCGCGATCCAATGCTGCGGCAATCGCCGGATCTTCGCGTAGTGGATTGCGCAGCAGGCCCAGACGCGCGCCGCGCAGGCCATCGGGGTTGAGCTGGGCGAGATAGTTCGGTGTGGACGACGGCGCACTGCGTGCCGCCGGGTCCTGTGGATCGGGCGCGGCGATGGCCTGCAGCAGCGCGGCCGCGTCGGCGACGCTGCGCGTCATCGGGCCGGCGGTGTCCTGGCTGGCCGAGATCGGAATGATGCCGTCGCGGCTGACCAGCCCGACGGTGGGCTTGAGCCCGACCAGGCCATTGACCGCAGCCGGGCAGGTGATGCTGCCATCGGTTTCGGTGCCGATGCCCACCGTGGCCAGGCTGGCGGCAATCGCCGCGCCGGTGCCGGCGCTGGAGCCGCAGGGGTTGCGATCCAGCGCGTACGGGTTGCGGGTCAACCCGCCGCGGCCGCTCCAGCCGGAGCTGGACTGGGTGGAGCGGAAGTTGGCCCATTCGCTCAGGTTGGTCTTGCCCAGGATCACTGCGCCGGCCGCGCGCAGCCGCTGCACCAGGAAGGCGTCGCGGGCGGGGCGAAACCCGGCCAGCGCCAATGAGCCGGCACTGTTGACCATGGGCACGGCGTCGATGTTGTCCTTGAGCAGCACCGGGATGCCGTGCAGCGGTCCGCGGATGCGGCCGGCGGCGCGTTCCGCGTCCAGGGTGCGCGCATCGGCTTCGGCTTGCGCATTGCGCTCGATCACGGCATTGAGCGTGGGGCCGGCGCGGTCGATGGTGGCGATCCGCTGCAGATAGGCGCGCGTCAGGTCCAGGCTGGTGGTGTCGCCGCGGGCCATGCGGGCTTGCAGGCCGGCGATATCGGCATCGATCAGGTCGAGCGGTTTGGTTGCCGGCGCGGTGCCGGTTGCCGGGCGCTGCGGGTGGTCCGCATGCGCGCAGCCGCATAGCGCCAGCAGCAGCGCAAAGCACAAGGAGGTGGAGCGCATTGGCGGTTTTCCGCTGGGGGACTTGCCGCAGGCTAACGTCGCTGCGTCGGAGTAACAACGTGCCGGGGTGCCCGTGGACGGGCGGCAGGGTCAGCGACGTCGGCGCTTGACCAGATCGCGTGCCAGCACGCCGACCACGATCAGGTTGATCGCCAGCACGGCCCAGGCGGTCCAGCCAGGATGGCGGACGATGGCGTAGATATCGAAGGGTAGATAGATGGCCGCCGACAGGCAGCCCAGTAGCGAGGCCCAGGCCTTGGCACGCCACAACCCCCAGGCTTCCACCACATGCAGCAGGCCATAGGCCAGCATGGCAGCGGCCGCCAGATGCACCGCATCGGGGCTGATGGTCTTGAGCAACGACGGCAGTGCGCCGTGGTCCGGATCCAGATTGAAGCGGCGGATCAGCGTGCTGACCGCGTTCTGCAGCGGGAGCGGGCCCAGAATTTCCAGGCCCGTCGCCGCCAACAGCGCAAGCCCGCCCTTGACCGCCTCCAGCAAGGCGATCGCGTGGAGACCCGGATGCGCACGCGGATCCGGGCTATAGGGCGTCTTGCTCACGACTGGACGTCAGTGCTTAGCCGGAACGGCCAGCGCGCTTGCGGTCGCTTTCGGTCAGGAACTTCTTGCGCAGGCGGATTTCCTTCGGGGTGACTTCCACCAGCTCGTCGTCCTCGATGAAGTCCAGGGCCTGTTCCAGCGTGTACTTGATCGCCGGGGTCAGCTTGATCGCGTCGTCCTTGCCCGAAGCGCGCATGTTGGTCAGCGGCTTGGTCTTGATCGCGTTGACGGTCAGGTCGTTATCCTTGGAGTGGATGCCGATCAGCTGGCCTTCGTACACGTTGTCGCCTTCGGCAGCGAACAGGCGGCCACGCTCTTCCAGCGGCCCCAGCGCATAGGCCGGAGTTGCGCCCGGTGCGTTGGCGATCATCACGCCGTTCTGGCGCTTGGCGATGGCGCCCTGTTCCTTCGGGCCGTAATGGTCGAACACGTGGAACAGCAGGCCCGAGCCCTGGGTCAGGGTGCGGAACTCGTTCTGGAAGCCGATCAGGCCACGCGCCGGGATCATGTAATCCAGGCGCA
This genomic window contains:
- the rplQ gene encoding 50S ribosomal protein L17, which codes for MRHQKSGRKFNRTSAHREAMFRNMAASLFKHELIKTTLPKAKELRRVAEPLITIGKVDGVANRRLAFARLRDKEAVGKLFVELGPRYATRPGGYLRILKAGFRAGDNAPMAYVELVDRPVVAEEVAE
- a CDS encoding disulfide bond formation protein B, yielding MNPFRWGFRAQFLLGFVACAGLLAYAIYVQLHLGLEPCPLCIFQRIAFAALAVVFLLGALHGPRAAGGRKVYGVLGFIAAGVGMGIAARHVWVQIRPKDMMSSCGPPLSFLSETMGPFEVFRTVLTGTGDCGNIDWRFLGLSMPMWSMVWFVALALWALYAGFKARRSSVHHH
- a CDS encoding 3-deoxy-7-phosphoheptulonate synthase class II → MNPSAPSPVSDSAASSWAPGSWRGKPALQLPVYPDQDALQAAMSELGQLPPLVTSWEIFALKRQLAEAQEGKRFLLQGGDCAENFSDCESGTISNRLKVLLQMSLVLVHGLRLPVVRVGRFAGQYAKPRSADTETRDGVTLPSYRGDVINAPAFTEAARVPDPRRMITAHSRSAMTMNFVRALIDGGFADLHHPEYWNLDWVGYSPLAADYQKMVASIGDAVRFMETLSGSEVYNLNRIDFYTSHEALLLPYEEGLTRQVPRQWGWFNLSTHYPWIGMRTAALDGAHVEYLRGVRNPIAIKVGPSVQPDQLLRLIDVLNPEDEPGRLSFIHRMGATQIAEKLPPLLDAVKRDGRRVLWVCDAMHGNTESTGNGYKTRRFDNIRSEVELSFDLHAAAGTRLGGVHLELTGEDVTECTGGARELTERDLERAYRSSVDPRLNYEQSLEIAMAIVRKQQQVSSQPLGA
- a CDS encoding mechanosensitive ion channel family protein, which gives rise to MTADWNVIREYAIPLGAALLAGIVTWSLMLWLFRRMQGRDYRRARILRVVTLPAAFILPLLFLGVATEATPLSGKALAAVQHLLHVGIVGCVTWLLVRAVAAGEAAILRSNPIEVSDNLTARRIQTQTRVLSRVVMGAVILLGISVVLLGFEQVRQIGKTLLASAGIIGLVAGIAAKPVFGNLIAGLQIALTQPIRLDDVVIVEGEWGRIEEIGSSYVVVRIWDERRMVVPLTWFIENPFQNWTRASADLLGTAFLWLDYRTPIAAVRAELERICQSEPLWDGRVCVTQITDTSDNTIQVRLLVSARNSGDAFDLRCLVRERMIDFLTREHAYALPRIRAEIAAQEQPVSRAAAPISPEGVRSPGAEDGEPAASI
- a CDS encoding amidase, with translation MCFALLLALCGCAHADHPQRPATGTAPATKPLDLIDADIAGLQARMARGDTTSLDLTRAYLQRIATIDRAGPTLNAVIERNAQAEADARTLDAERAAGRIRGPLHGIPVLLKDNIDAVPMVNSAGSLALAGFRPARDAFLVQRLRAAGAVILGKTNLSEWANFRSTQSSSGWSGRGGLTRNPYALDRNPCGSSAGTGAAIAASLATVGIGTETDGSITCPAAVNGLVGLKPTVGLVSRDGIIPISASQDTAGPMTRSVADAAALLQAIAAPDPQDPAARSAPSSTPNYLAQLNPDGLRGARLGLLRNPLREDPAIAAALDRAVQILRAAGATVVETALVTDGKWDAAEQMVLLVEFKAGLNAYLRSHAAPVKDLDALIAFNRANAQREMPYFGQELFEQAQAAPGLGDPGYLSSRASARRLAGEQGIDAALKADRLDALIVPTTGPAWVTTLGKGDSFPGAGYGAAAVAGYPSLSVPMGQTRGLPLGLLFMGTAWSEPRLIALAYAYEQRSHARFAPGYAPSVPPATPATASQTDTPD
- a CDS encoding DUF2127 domain-containing protein, with amino-acid sequence MSKTPYSPDPRAHPGLHAIALLEAVKGGLALLAATGLEILGPLPLQNAVSTLIRRFNLDPDHGALPSLLKTISPDAVHLAAAAMLAYGLLHVVEAWGLWRAKAWASLLGCLSAAIYLPFDIYAIVRHPGWTAWAVLAINLIVVGVLARDLVKRRRR